One window from the genome of Saccharomyces mikatae IFO 1815 strain IFO1815 genome assembly, chromosome: 4 encodes:
- the TOM1 gene encoding E3 ubiquitin-protein ligase TOM1 (similar to Saccharomyces cerevisiae TOM1 (YDR457W); ancestral locus Anc_5.576) has protein sequence MVLFTRCEKARKEKLAANYKPLVDYLIGCDISTFLERIETIQEWDRSRDDLYVWIPILDRMDELLLKVAEKYNYKKDPKRECEVKLVEMEEHDVVFCLKMLKFTRRLLLNTENRFVYSSGDVLMHLLNCPNFKIKLAVMRILAILGERFVIAREKIVAHNIFGDHNLRKKTLKLALSLSSSVMDEDGEHFSLVDLYFDKKKVPQKWRKLRFTHYTSIGIKKSSQQKNNTNEAQTSIKKVTMTTQELCDHSLQQIFDKGMALLPSESWFDFSVKASVAKAFSDDSSENIDLRNIIIETKLNAIAFINTIFSPPQVSSKLFELDPYAFNSLTDLISLSETKIPKELRTDALFTLECISLKHVWCSDIIRNLGGNISHGLLFQILRYIAKTLREATDEVDEEYNVRFFYLISNLADVKPLHESLFAAGLIPTLLEIVSIRNCPYKRTLASATHLLETFIDNSETTTEFIENDGFTMLITSVSNEIDFTLEHPETWNPPKHSVVYYSISFRELAYIRSLLKLVLKLLSTDSGDRIRNLIDSPILVSLKKILENKSVFGLTLITYTLDVVQKVINSEPTIYPVLVEAGLIPYIIDNFSRLLGPSAELLSLLPDVISAICLNSEGLKQVKERGLIKNLFDFLLDADHARILTGGDRSTEYGTDIDELARHYPDLKANIVEALCDVIRKMPSAYKDEREFLFTSPEDKKFFFHSKNEKPLADKEEHEPAYWELLDKGTMLDTFTSVLFGMSLGNGSFSQVPQHLEAKDFLDIIFMENPPYEYFTSVAISNVTEVLQYLDEKYEDYAFMDVMKTLNNQLEDLTIFLNSPNDTSFFLTEDGENSVRLCHSKLCRLAAILNIVTNVYIDLTTLSCKRIMQIYDYFDKKGFSLIKNLKLLFQKCALEEMYIRQHMPDSVIMETMPLPIVDVSGDGPPLQIYVDDPKKGDQKGKTTSIKTRNSLQVRTILYTLQSNTAIIFRCFLRLSHSRSMDLEHKDLTTEIRIFENVVGNVIEMLEVNEIEDHLPYFLVLLNFNTFVFTIPKASPNSTEVLQTIPAYIFYQKGGYLLYLQIIRDLFTRMTKIKDLSSLDNINYIDESNGILTLSCLINALTFYNKSMQTETMENVQSIGKYYVSVDEDYNIMKALTVPIKVMALAMILDLDKSDGLFKTQSRNVPYSVFKQLLSMLKNIFTTVNIYTKELYELHWDLIFPPIKKINLFEQVGIPGDVAANYLTETGDDLPADNSIGLFSPEQWEKYKQLVGRDKSVYYPQPMHAQYHRGCSSKELDELRDTFFNDGLPSRIFTVLPFYPKLVNAFAKTLLQIFTKYDEPTEVFAGKILDRIIETKLDDPATLSSLIHLFGIFLNEKYIYQKASHLMQRFIEYLEKSLKPEHVNTPWFSKALYVYEIILAKSELPHLEDLSKDVLLRYPLLSMAKVFRIPESMKQKLFDTLIRVSDISNFYSALATSRILIFYSRDELYANNIARSGILSRMLKVIGSFQKLDKINFLESSFLLLIRRCFETTENVDTLIRAEIDRCFTARPLGDGDDAVREFTTVLEEKAHVVMRSPSQFIDILCETARFQEFDEQGALIDYSLKRFLNKEDKNFQTNADKVDIYERTGIMHLLLSQLMAASEKDWLSEPTNSLDLSENKKTQPDPSRNPVCAYMIFLLKLLVELVSSYNQCKFEFLTFSRRNTYAERPRPRTTAINFFLYRLLDKPVGADHDKHEAKRREVVGMLARSVIIGFLATVQDDKTTKSDVKLADPHMNFIRKFAIEAIIKAIRNATSSSKLLESNHLKLDMWFRIITSMVYVQAPYLRQLLDSNKVEADQYQLCKLVIDLGLPSVITEAMANIDLNYPFSKKIFNVAVEALNTISSTRNNFSELFKIEDHDEVDDEVDESDKEEIPDMFKNSALGMYDVEDIEEDDDDDDTSLIGDDDAMAFVDSDNGFEVVFSDEDDDMGEEDEDSAHSSSEENELSSGLESSTTGGTDVDYEVDDADELIINIDQRSGDDEEMADYDININHSSHSDNEDDDSMDVIEVYDDELSSGYDVDLSDYDVDESDWDSGLSSLSISDEEGESSENEPNNSTRMGDSRRRWLIAEGVELSDDSQGESEEDDRGVFRGIEHIFSNENEPLFRVHDEMRLRNHHRSINRTQFHSAMSAPSLSLLNRGRRNQSNLINPLGPTGLEQVENDISDQVTVAGSGSRPRSHHLHFSEVLVSGSFFDEPVLDGIILKSTVSRWKDIFDMFYDSKTYANCIIPTVINRIYKISLDLQLDLKRKREQGKSKDKNLLFHEPRAESHSSADAIPAEEEDAQPSTISHDDHEPVYVTIQGSEVDIGGTDIDPEFMNALPDDIRADVFAQHVRERRAEARLNSDPSVHSREIDSDFLEAIPEDIREGILDTEAEDQRMFGGVDSSGNIARVHNEVINNDEEVVRGLDHDNSNDRSIVDSEKKKPARIYFAPLIDRAGIASLMKSVFISKPYIQREIYHELFYRLCSSKQNRNDLMNTFLFILSEGIIDQHSLEKVYNIISSRAVGHTKTTTVRQLPADCTPLTVANQTIEILQNLIDADSRLKYFLIAEHDNLIVNKANNKSRKEALTDKKSRWPLWHLFSLLDRKLITDESVLMDLLTRILQVCTKTLAVLSGSSNGKENLSKKFRLPDFDEDDLMKILSIIMLDSCTTRVFQQTLNIIYNLSELKGYMAIFTKHLISLAISTMSKLKNALDGLSHEVSIIANGMEMNSELLQKFTLPSSDQAKLLKILTTVDFLYIHKRKEDEHNVKDLQSLYDQMNSGPVWSSLSGCLSQFEKSEAINTSATILLPLIESLMVVCRRSDLSQNRSTANKYEDAKLLDFSKTRVENLFFPFTDAHKKLLNQMIRSNPKLMSGPFALLVKNPKVLDFDNKRYFFNAKLKSDNQERPKLPITVRREQVFLDSYRALFFKTNDEIKNSRLEITFKGESGVDAGGVTREWYQVLSRQMFNPDYALFLPVPSDKTTFHPNRTSGINPEHLSFFKFIGMIIGKAIRDQCFLDCHFSREVYKNILGRPVSLKDMESLDPDYYKSLVWILENDITGVIEETFSVETDDYGEHKIIELIEGGKDIIVSETNKQDYVKKVVEYKLQTSVKEQMDNFLVGFYALISKDLITIFDEQELELLISGLPDIDVDDWKNNTTYVNYTSTCKEVNYFWRAVRSFDAEERAKLLQFVTGTSKVPLNGFKELSGVNGVCKFSIHRDFGSSERLPSSHTCFNQLNLPPYESYETLRGSLLLAINEGHEGFGLA, from the coding sequence ATGGTACTTTTTACTCGGTGTGAAAAGGCAAGAAAGGAGAAACTCGCTGCTAATTATAAGCCGTTAGTCGATTATTTGATTGGCTGTGATATTTCTACCTTTTTAGAAAGAATTGAGACAATCCAAGAATGGGACCGGTCAAGAGATGACCTTTATGTTTGGATTCCCATTCTAGACAGAATGGATGAACTCCTCTTAAAAGTGGCAGAGAAATATAATTACAAAAAAGATCCTAAAAGGGAATGTGAAGTTAAACTAGTGGAAATGGAGGAACATGACGTTGTTTTTTGTCTGAAAATGCTAAAGTTTACTCGTCGACTACTTTTAAACACAGAGAACAGATTTGTTTACTCTTCTGGTGATGTTTTAATGCATTTACTAAATTGTCCGAAttttaaaataaaattagCGGTCATGAGAATTTTAGCCATCTTAGGAGAAAGATTTGTAATCGCAAGAGAGAAAATAGTAGCACATAATATATTCGGAGATCACAACCTCAGGAAAAAGACTCTTAAATTAGCTTTGtctttatcatcttctGTCATGGATGAAGACGGAGAACATTTCTCTCTTGTAGATTTgtattttgataaaaagaaagttccTCAAAAATGGAGAAAATTAAGATTTACACACTATACTTCAATTGGCATTAAAAAGTCAAGTCagcagaaaaataatactaatGAAGCTCAAACGTCGATTAAGAAAGTTACCATGACAACCCAAGAGTTATGTGATCACTCACTGCAGCAGATATTTGACAAAGGTATGGCTCTTTTGCCATCTGAAAGTTGGTTTGATTTCTCAGTAAAAGCCTCAGTGGCGAAGGCTTTCAGTGATGATTCAAGTGAAAATATCGATTTGAGAAATATAATTATTGAAACAAAGTTAAATGCCATTGCATTTATTAACACAATTTTCTCACCTCCTCAAGTAAGTTCGAAATTATTTGAACTTGACCCTTATGCTTTTAATAGTCTAACAGACTTAATATCTTTGTCCGAAACTAAAATACCAAAAGAGCTAAGAACAGATGCTCTGTTCACATTAGAATGTATATCCCTGAAACATGTCTGGTGTTCGGATATTATTAGAAATCTTGGTGGTAACATATCGCATGGTTTGTTGTTTCAGATTCTTCGTTACATTGCCAAAACATTGAGAGAAGCAACAGATGAAGTTGATGAAGAGTATAATGTGAGGTTTTTTTACTTGATATCAAATTTAGCTGACGTTAAACCTTTACATGAATCTCTTTTTGCTGCCGGTTTAATTCCTACATTATTAGAAATTGTATCCATCAGAAATTGTCCGTATAAGCGTACATTGGCCTCTGCGACTCATCTTTTAGAAACATTTATCGATAATAGTGAGACTACCACTGAATTTATCGAAAATGATGGTTTTACTATGTTGATCACTTCAGTGTCCAATGAGATCGATTTTACACTGGAGCATCCAGAGACATGGAACCCCCCTAAACATTCTGTGGTGTATTACTCAATCTCTTTCAGAGAGTTGGCATATATTAGAAGTTTGTTAAAACTTGTTCTCAAGCTATTGAGCACAGATTCAGGAGACAGGATTAGAAATCTGATAGATTCACCAATACTTGTttcattaaagaaaattctagAGAATAAATCTGTATTTGGTTTAACACTAATAACTTACACTCTCGATGTAGTTCAAAAAGTAATAAATAGTGAGCCAACTATTTATCCTGTTCTCGTTGAAGCGGGACTTATTCCTTATATTATcgataatttttcaagattacTTGGCCCCTCTGCTGAGTTATTAAGCTTACTTCCAGATGTGATTTCTGCCATATGCCTTAATTCAGAAGGTCTAAAACAAGTCAAAGAAAGGGGCCTCATAAAGAatttatttgatttcttgCTTGATGCTGACCACGCGCGTATATTAACTGGTGGGGATCGTTCCACCGAATACGGTACTGACATTGATGAATTAGCAAGACACTATCCAGACTTAAAGGCAAATATTGTCGAGGCTTTGTGTGACGTCATCAGGAAAATGCCAAGTGCTTATAAAGATGAAAgagaatttctttttacttcACCAGAAGacaaaaagtttttctttcatagTAAAAACGAGAAACCACTCGCTGATAAAGAGGAGCATGAACCCGCTTATTGGGAATTATTGGATAAGGGTACTATGCTGGATACTTTTACTAGCGTTTTATTTGGTATGTCTTTGGGAAATGGTTCTTTCTCACAGGTTCCACAACATCTAGAAGCGAAAGATTTTCTGGATATAATATTCATGGAAAATCCGCCTTATGAATACTTCACCTCTGTAGCAATCTCAAATGTTACCGAGGTTCTCCAGTATTTGGATGAGAAGTATGAAGACTATGCCTTTATGGACGTtatgaaaactttaaatAATCAATTAGAGGACCTGActatatttttgaatagtCCGAATGATACGAGCTTTTTCCTGACAGAAGATGGTGAAAATTCGGTGCGTTTATGCCATTCAAAGCTTTGCCGACTCGCCGCTATTTTAAACATTGTTACTAATGTTTACATTGATCTCACAACCCTCTCATGTAAGAGAATTATGCAAATCTATGATTATTTCGACAAAAAGGGATTTTCTTTAATCAAGAACTTAAAATTACTGTTCCAGAAATGTGCATTGGAGGAAATGTACATACGTCAACATATGCCTGATTCTGTTATAATGGAAACCATGCCGTTGCCTATAGTAGATGTTTCTGGGGATGGACCGCCACTTCAAATTTATGTTGATGACCCAAAAAAAGGTGACCAAAAGGGAAAAACTACCAGtataaaaacaagaaactCTCTTCAAGTAAGAACAATACTGTATACTTTGCAATCGAACACTGCAATTATATTCCGTTGCTTTTTAAGGTTAAGCCATTCTAGAAGTATGGATCTAGAACATAAAGATCTAACGACAGAAATTCGTATCTTTGAGAACGTTGTAGGAAATGTTATTGAAATGTTAGAGGtcaatgaaattgaagatcaTCTACCTTATTTCCTCGTTTTACTGAACTTCAACACTTTTGTCTTTACGATTCCAAAAGCTTCTCCAAATTCCACGGAAGTATTACAGACAATACCTGCCTATATTTTCTACCAAAAGGGAGGTTATTTGCTTTATTTGCAAATTATAAGAGACCTCTTCACAAGAAtgacaaaaataaaagaccTATCCTCACTTGATAACATAAATTACATAGATGAGTCCAACGGTATTTTAACCTTGAGCTGTTTAATAAATGCTCTAACCTTTTACAATAAATCAATGCAAACTGAAACCATGGAAAATGTCCAAAGCATTGGCAAGTATTACGTTTCAGTGGATGAAGATTACAATATCATGAAAGCTCTTACTGTTCCAATCAAGGTAATGGCTTTGGCGATGATTTTAGATTTGGATAAATCAGATGGATTGTTTAAGACACAGTCCCGTAATGTGCCCTATTCCGTTTTCAAGCAACTTCTAAGCAtgctgaaaaatatattcaCTACAGTAAACATTTATACTAAGGAATTATATGAACTGCATTGGGACCTGATATTCCCTccaattaaaaaaataaacttaTTTGAACAGGTTGGTATTCCTGGTGATGTTGCAGCGAACTACTTAACAGAAACTGGAGATGATCTTCCTGCAGATAACAGTATTGGCTTGTTTTCACCAGAACAATGggaaaaatataaacaatTAGTTGGTAGAGATAAATCAGTATACTATCCACAACCAATGCATGCACAATATCATAGAGGTTGCTCTTCGAAAGAGTTAGATGAATTAAGGGacactttttttaatgatgGCTTACCATCTCGGATTTTTACTGTACTACCATTCTACCCTAAGCTTGTAAATGCTTTTGCGAAAACTTTACTACAAATTTTTACAAAATACGATGAACCAACTGAAGTGTTTGCTGGGAAGATTTTAGATCGTATTATAGAGACAAAACTGGATGATCCTGCTACTTTATCGTCGTTGATTCatttatttggtatattttTGAACGAGAAATACATTTATCAAAAGGCTTCACACTTGATGCAGAGGTTCATTGAATATCTTGAAAAGTCCCTGAAGCCAGAACATGTTAATACACCTTGGTTTTCGAAGGCTCTTTACGTCTATGAGATTATATTAGCGAAATCAGAGCTTCCTCACCTCGAAGATCTTTCGAAGGACGTTCTCTTAAGATATCCTTTGCTTTCTATGGCGAAAGTTTTCCGTATACCAGAATCAATGAAGCAGAAATTATTCGATACCTTAATCAGAGTTTCTGATATTTCCAATTTTTATTCAGCATTGGCAACATCGCGCAtacttattttttattctagGGACGAGCTGTATGCAAACAACATAGCTAGATCAGGAATATTATCCAGGATGCTGAAAGTGATTGGAAGTTTCCAAAAACTGGACAAAATCAACTTTCTAGAATCatctttccttttgttAATCAGAAGATGTTTTGAAACGACTGAGAACGTTGATACTTTAATACGCGCAGAAATCGATAGATGTTTTACAGCGAGACCGTTAGGTGATGGGGACGATGCTGTACGTGAGTTTACTACTGTTTTAGAGGAAAAGGCGCACGTAGTTATGCGTAGTCCCTCTCAATTCATCGACATTCTCTGTGAAACAGCCCGATTCCAGGAGTTTGATGAGCAAGGTGCTTTGATTGATTACTCATTAAAAagatttttgaataaagaggataaaaatttccaaacaAATGCCGACAAAGTAGATATCTATGAGAGAACAGGAATCATGCATTTGTTATTGTCACAGCTTATGGCTGCTTCTGAAAAAGACTGGTTATCCGAACCGACCAATTCTCTCGACTTGTCTgagaacaagaaaaccCAACCAGATCCATCAAGAAATCCTGTTTGTGCTTACatgatttttctcttgaagCTCTTGGTCGAATTGGTCAGCAGTTACAATCAATGTaagtttgaatttttgacCTTCAGTAGAAGAAATACATATGCAGAACGTCCAAGACCAAGAACCACCGCcatcaacttttttctatatAGATTACTGGACAAACCTGTTGGTGCTGACCACGATAAGCATGAAGCAAAAAGGAGAGAGGTTGTCGGAATGCTAGCACGTTCCGTAATAATCGGTTTCTTAGCCACTGTTCAAGATGATAAAACGACCAAGAGTGATGTCAAACTTGCAGATCCTCATATGAACTTTATCAGAAAATTTGCCATTGAAGCGATAATAAAAGCGATCCGAAATGccacttcttcttccaagcTTTTAGAAAGCAATCACTTAAAATTAGATATGTGGTTTAGAATTATCACATCGATGGTTTATGTTCAGGCACCATATCTTCGCCAACTGCTTGATTCAAATAAGGTTGAGGCAGATCAATATCAATTGTGTAAACTAGTTATTGACCTTGGTCTTCCATCAGTTATCACAGAAGCTATGGCCAACATAGATCTGAACTATcccttttccaaaaaaattttcaacgTTGCTGTGGAAGCTTTAAACACAATCAGTTCGACAAGAAACAATTTTTCAGAGctcttcaaaattgaagatcaTGATGAGGTTGACGACGAAGTTGATGAGTCtgataaagaagagatCCCGGAcatgttcaaaaattctgCGCTAGGAATGTATGATGTGGAGGATATTGAAGaggacgatgatgatgatgatacaTCATTAATCGGAGACGATGATGCTATGGCTTTTGTTGATAGTGACAATGGGTTTGAAGTAGTATTTAGCgacgaagatgatgatatgGGAGAAGAAGACGAGGATAGCGCTCATTCAAGCTCAGAAGAGAACGAATTATCTTCAGGATTGGAATCAAGTACAACGGGCGGCACAGATGTGGACTATGAAGTTGACGATGCTGATGAATTGATTATCAATATTGATCAGCGTTCAGgggatgatgaagaaatggCTGACTACGATATCAATATCAACCATTCTTCTCACTCTGacaatgaagatgatgattcTATGGATGTAATAGAAGTCTACGACGACGAGCTAAGCTCTGGATATGATGTTGATTTGAGCGATTATGACGTAGATGAATCAGATTGGGACTCCGGATTATCCAGCTTATCCATttcagatgaagaaggtgaaAGTAGCGAGAATGAGCCTAATAATTCTACCAGAATGGGAGattcaagaagaaggtgGTTGATAGCTGAAGGCGTCGAGCTATCTGATGATTCTCAAGGGGaaagtgaagaagatgatagAGGCGTTTTCCGTGGTATCGAAcatatattttcaaatgaaaatgagcCTTTATTTAGAGTTCATGACGAGATGCGTCTAAGAAATCATCATCGCTCAATTAATCGTACACAATTTCATTCTGCTATGAGCGCACCTTCTCTAAGTTTACTAAACCGTGggagaagaaatcaaagcaATCTAATAAATCCGTTGGGACCTACAGGATTGGAACAGGTGGAGAATGATATTTCTGATCAAGTAACTGTTGCTGGTTCAGGTTCTCGCCCAAGATCTCACCATCTGCATTTTTCTGAAGTTCTTGTGTCAGGGAGCTTTTTCGATGAGCCTGTGCTGGATGGAATTATTTTGAAGTCTACAGTGTCCAGATGGAAGGACATATTTGATATGTTCTACGACTCTAAAACTTATGCCAACTGTATTATTCCTACTGTCATCAACAGAATATACAAGATTAGTTTAGATTTGCAACTGGAtttaaagagaaaacgTGAACAAGGAAAATCGAAGGATAAAAATTTGCTTTTCCATGAGCCAAGAGCAGAAAGTCATAGCAGTGCAGATGCTATACcagcagaagaagaagacgcTCAACCAAGCACTATTTCTCATGATGATCATGAACCTGTATATGTTACTATTCAAGGATCTGAGGTTGATATAGGTGGTACGGATATCGATCCAGAGTTTATGAATGCGTTGCCTGACGATATAAGAGCCGATGTTTTCGCACAGCATGTGAGGGAAAGAAGAGCAGAAGCTAGGCTCAATTCTGATCCTAGTGTACACTCTAGAGAAATTGATTCCGATTTTCTGGAAGCAATTCCTGAAGATATTAGAGAAGGAATATTGGATACCGAGGCTGAGGACCAGAGGATGTTTGGTGGAGTTGACTCCTCAGGTAATATAGCTAGAGTTCACAATGAAGTTATCAACAATGACGAAGAAGTTGTCAGGGGTTTAGATCACGATAATAGTAATGATCGTAGCATCGTTGattcagaaaagaaaaaaccgGCTCGGATATACTTTGCTCCTCTAATTGATCGTGCTGGAATTGCTTCATTAATGAAATCAGTATTTATTTCGAAGCCTTATATTCAACGTGAAATATACCATGAACTTTTCTACCGTTTATGCTCTAGCAAACAAAATAGAAATGATTTAATgaatacttttcttttcattttaagTGAAGGTATCATAGATCAACACTCTTTGGAAAAGGTATATAACATTATCTCCAGCAGGGCTGTAGGTCACACGAAAACTACTACAGTTAGGCAATTACCTGCAGATTGTACACCACTTACAGTGGCTAATCAAACTATCGAGATCCTGCAAAACTTGATTGATGCGGATTCTAGATTAAAATACTTTCTTATTGCTGAACATGATAATTTAATAGTGAACAAAGCTAATAATAAGTCTAGGAAAGAAGCGCTTACTgacaaaaaatcaagatgGCCTCTATGGCATTTATTCTCCCTTTTGGACAGAAAGCTCATTACAGATGAGAGTGTATTGATGGATCTATTGACAAGAATACTACAGGTTTGCACGAAAACACTTGCTGTCTTGTCTGGAAGTTCAAATGGTAAAGAAAATCTAAGTAAAAAGTTTCGTTTGCCAGactttgatgaagatgatctCATGAAGATTTTATCCATTATTATGCTCGATAGTTGTACTACAAGAGTATTTCAACAAACTCTTAACATAATTTACAACCTTTCTGAACTGAAAGGTTATATGGCTATTTTCACGAAACATTTGATATCTCTAGCCATCAGTACAATGAGCAAATTAAAGAATGCTCTAGATGGCCTGTCACATGAGGTTAGTATTATCGCGAACGGAATGGAGATGAATTCAGAACTATTACAGAAGTTCACCCTTCCAAGTTCTGATCAAGCgaagcttttgaaaattttaacTACGGTTGATTTCTTGTACAttcacaaaagaaaagaagacgAACACAATGTCAAAGACCTTCAATCTTTATATGACCAAATGAACAGTGGTCCGGTGTGGTCTTCATTAAGTGGGTGTCTCTCacagtttgaaaaaagtgagGCTATCAACACTTCAGCCACAATCTTACTTCCGTTGATTGAATCACTCATGGTTGTATGCAGGCGCAGTGACTTAAGTCAAAACAGAAGTACTGCAAATAAATATGAAGATGCTAAACTATTAGACTTTTCCAAGACCCGTGTCGAAAACCTATTTTTCCCATTTACAGATGCCCACAAGAAGCTACTGAATCAAATGATTCGTTCAAATCCTAAATTGATGAGCGGTCCTTTCGCACTATTGGTCAAGAATCCAAAAGTCTTGGATTTTGATAACAAAAGGTACTTCTTTAACGCCAAATTAAAGTCTGATAACCAAGAACGTCCTAAATTACCCATTACCGTTCGCCGTGAGCAGGTTTTCTTAGACTCTTACCGAgctttgtttttcaaaactaacgatgaaatcaaaaactcTAGATTAGAAATAACATTTAAGGGAGAAAGTGGTGTTGATGCCGGCGGTGTAACCAGAGAGTGGTATCAAGTGCTTTCAAGACAAATGTTCAACCCCGATTATGCTCTTTTCCTTCCTGTTCCATCGGATAAAACTACATTTCATCCCAATCGAACATCAGGTATTAATCCTGAGcatctttctttctttaaatttatCGGGATGATTATAGGGAAAGCAATTAGGGATCAGTGCTTTTTGGATTGCCATTTTAGTCGTGAGGTATACAAAAATATTCTAGGTAGACCGGTGTCATTGAAAGATATGGAATCTCTGGATCCGGACTATTATAAATCATTGGTGTGGATTCTAGAAAATGATATCACGGGTGTTATAGAAGAAACATTCTCTGTGGAAACTGATGATTATGGTGAACATAAAATTATTGAGTTGATTGAGGGAGGTAAGGATATAATTGTTTCGGAAACCAATAAACAGGACTATGTAAAAAAGGTTGTGGAATATAAACTTCAAACATCTGTAAAAGAGCAAATGGACAACTTTTTAGTGGGTTTTTATGCTCTCATATCCAAAGACCTTATCACTATATTTGATGAGCAGGAATTAGAATTGTTAATCAGTGGTTTGCCTGATATTGACGTCGATGACTGGAAAAACAATACCACTTATGTGAATTACACTTCAACCTGTAAGGAAGTCAATTACTTCTGGAGAGCAGTTAGATCGTTTGATGCAGAGGAACGTGCTAAGCTGTTACAATTCGTTACCGGTACTAGTAAAGTACCACTAAATGGATTCAAAGAACTAAGTGGTGTGAATGGTGTTTGTAAGTTTTCCATTCACCGTGATTTTGGCTCATCAGAAAGACTGCCGTCATCACATACCTGTTTCAATCAATTGAATTTACCCCCCTATGAATCATATGAAACTTTGCGTGGTTCCCTGCTATTGGCGATTAATGAAGGGCACGAAGGGTTTGGTCTTGCTTGA